One genomic segment of Hypomesus transpacificus isolate Combined female chromosome 5, fHypTra1, whole genome shotgun sequence includes these proteins:
- the LOC124467729 gene encoding solute carrier family 25 member 45: MPLVEFAAGCVSGGVGLAVGHPIDTMKVRLQTQSKYKGILDCITRTYSREGIHGFFKGMAFPVLTTGITNSVVFGSYSNALDYLTHSQGNERSKGNNASAAAVFAAGCFSGATQVLVTAPVDLVKVRLQTQTQEGGRYRGPVHCAAVILRADGLRGLFRGGFALALRDVPCYGLYFLPYEMTCRALTESGKQPGTFAVLMAGGLAGVVTWAFATPMDVVKARLQMSGAGGQEYDGVLHCMRVSLREEGPRVFFKGLLLNSLRAFPVNAVTFLSYESLMRSFTSLPAD; the protein is encoded by the exons ATGCCTTTGGTGGAATTCGCTGCAGGATGCGTTTCAG GTGGTGTTGGATTGGCTGTTGGCCATCCAATAGACACAATGAAG GTGCGTCTGCAGACCCAGAGTAAATATAAAGGGATTCTTGATTGCATAACAAGGACCTACTCTCGTGAAGGG ATCCATGGGTTCTTCAAAGGCATGGCCTTTCCGGTCCTGACCACTGGCATCACCAACTCTGTGGTGTTTGGCTCCTATAGCAACGCTTTAGACTACCTCACTCACTCCCAGGGCAACGAGAGGAGCAAAGGCAACAACGCCTCTGCGGCAGCTGTGTTCGCGGCCGGGTGCTTCTCTGGTGCGACGCAG GTGTTGGTCACAGCGCCCGTTGACCTGGTGAAGGTACGCCTGCAGACGCAGACCCAGGAGGGAGGCCGATACAGGGGCCCCGTCCACTGTGCCGCGGTGATCCTGAGAGCGGACGGGCTGAGGGGCCTGTTCCGGGGAGGCTTTGCCCTGGCCTTGAGGGACGTGCCCTGCTACGGACTGTACTTCCTGCCCTACGAGATGACATGCAGGGCCCTGACTGAGAGCGGAAAGCAACCGG GTACGTTCGCAGTGTTGATGGCGGGCGGGCTGGCGGGCGTGGTCACATGGGCCTTCGCCACCCCCATGGACGTGGTGAAAGCCCGTCTGCAGATGTCGGGCGCTGGGGGCCAGGAGTATGACGGGGTCCTTCACTGCATGCGTGTCAGCCTGCGAGAGGAGGGACCCAGGGTGTTCTTCAAAGGCCTGCTGCTCAACAGCCTGAGAGCCTTCCCTGTCAACGCTGTCACCTTCCTCAGCTACGAGAGCCTCATGCGGTCCTTCACCTCCCTGCCAGCTGACTGA